In Zea mays cultivar B73 chromosome 7, Zm-B73-REFERENCE-NAM-5.0, whole genome shotgun sequence, the following proteins share a genomic window:
- the LOC100273263 gene encoding Probable cinnamyl alcohol dehydrogenase 8B: MSYHCRVLVPVPFHYPPGAGARVGAGAGSPFPSASRALRLPRPRASVEKREQVAAMEEQGGQAALGWAARDDSGVLSPYSFSRRVPKDDDVTIKVLYCGICHTDLHVIKNDWRNAMYPVVPGHEIVGVVTGVGGGVTRFKAGDTVGVGYFVGSCRSCDSCGKGDDNYCAGIVLTSNGVDHAHGGAPTRGGFSDVLVASEHYVVRVPDGLALDRTAPLLCAGVTVYSPMMRHGLNEPGKHLGVVGLGGLGHVAVKFGKAFGMKVTVISTSASKRQEAIENLGADEFLISRDEDQMKAATGTMDGIIDTVSAWHPITPLLALLKPLGQMVVVGAPSKPLELPAYAIVPGGKGVAGNNVGSVRDCQAMLEFAGKHGIGAEVEVIKMDYVNTAMERLEKNDVRYRFVIDVAGSLGSAA; the protein is encoded by the exons ATGTCATATCATTGTCGCGTCCTCGTCCCCGTTCCATTTCATTATCCCCCCGGAGCTGGTGCGCGAGTCGGAGCTGGTGCAGGGTCACCCTTCCCCTCGGCCTCAAGAGCTCTGCGGTTGCCGCGGCCAAGGGCGTCCGTGGAGAAGCGGGAGCAGGTGGCGGCGATGGAAGAGCAAGGCGGCCAGGCGGCGCTCGGGTGGGCGGCCAGGGACGACTCCGGCGTCCTCTCCCCCTACAGCTTCTCCAGAAG GGTTCCTAAAGACGACGATGTCACGATCAAGGTGCTCTACTGCGGGATCTGCCACACCGACCTGCACGTCATCAAGAACGACTGGCGAAACGCCATGTACCCAGTCGTCCCGGG GCACGAGATCGTGGGCGTGGTGACCGGCGTCGGCGGCGGCGTCACGCGGTTCAAGGCCGGCGACACGGTCGGCGTGGGCTACTTCGTGGGGTCCTGCCGCTCCTGCGACAGCTGCGGCAAGGGGGACGACAACTACTGCGCGGGGATCGTGCTCACCTCCAACGGCGTCGACCACGCGCACGGCGGCGCGCCCACCAGGGGGGGATTCTCCGACGTCCTGGTCGCGAGCGAGCACTACGTGGTCCGCGTCCCCGACGGCCTGGCGCTGGACCGCACCGCGCCGCTGCTCTGCGCCGGCGTCACCGTGTACAGCCCCATGATGCGCCACGGCCTCAACGAGCCCGGCAAGCACCTCGGCGTCGTCGGCCTCGGCGGCCTCGGCCACGTCGCCGTCAAGTTCGGCAAGGCCTTCGGGATGAAGGTCACCGTCATCAGCACGTCCGCCAGCAAGCGCCAGGAGGCCATCGAGAACCTCGGCGCGGACGAGTTCCTCATCAGCCGGGACGAGGACCAGATGAAG GCGGCGACGGGGACCATGGACGGCATCATCGACACGGTGTCGGCGTGGCACCCGATCACGCCGCTGCTGGCGCTGCTGAAGCCGCTGGGGCAGATGGTGGTCGTGGGCGCGCCGAGCAAGCCGCTCGAGCTGCCGGCCTACGCCATCGTGCCGGGCGGGAAGGGCGTGGCTGGGAACAATGTCGGCAGCGTCAGGGACTGCCAGGCCATGCTCGAGTTCGCGGGGAAGCACGGCATCGGGGCCGAGGTCGAGGTCATCAAGATGGACTACGTCAACACGGCCATGGAGCGGCTCGAGAAGAACGACGTCCGCTACCGCTTCGTCATCGACGTCGCCGGCAGCCTCGGCTCTGCCGCCTAG